The DNA region AATATTTTTAGTCGAATATGTTTCCCATTCAATTTATTCTCCTATTTTAAATCGATTTAAATTAGCCAAATCAAAAGCTTTTCTTAAATAAGGGTTGTGTTGTTCTCCTATTTGCTTAAGATACGCATTGTACAAATCCTCATAATCTGTTTTAGATATTTTTATTGGTAACTTTTCCAAGAGTTTGTCTAATGGCTCAATCTCTTCAGATTTTTTTGGCTCTATAATATCGATTTTAAGGGGTGTTTCAACTTCTTCTCGACCTAATGTATACCCTTGATTTTCCTTGATTTTAGCCATTTTTGAATTTTTAATATCTTCGATTTTAGCAGTTAGAATTTTAGAAAAACTTTTAATTTCTGAATTATATTTATAAAGTTCTCCAAGAGCTTTAATTATATCTTTTTCATCATATTTTTGAAGTAACTTTTCCATAGCTTTTTGAGAATAGGAATCATCAACAAATCTATTTTTTTTAGCCTTTTCTATTGAATTTAATAATTTATCTGATATTTGAGGTTCTGCAACATCAATTATATTTTTATCGGCTCTAATAAATTTAATTTCATTAACTTTTTTTCCTAATCTTTTTTCTTCAAATGAATACTCATATTTATTATCAAATTTATTAATTTCTTTTAAAGATTTATTTAAAACATATCTTTTAAAATCCTTGTATTCAGAATATTTATTTATAGTTCCAGTTATTTTTTTTAAGTCATCTAATAAAAAATTTGGAATATTAATTTTTTCATATTTTTTAAATAATTCATAAAAAACAGAAGTGTAGACACATTTAAAAGATTTTTGCTCTAATAATTTTAGAGTTGTATAATATAATTCTTTTTCTTTTTCAGTTCCACAAAGAGCTGAATAGATTGTCGGAGGAATAGCTATAAATACTCCATTATCAACTTTTTTAAATTCAGATAATAGATTAAACCCGCCCCATAATTTGCCTTTTTTGTCAAAACTTCTAATTTTTATATTTAATAAACTATCTAAATATATTGATAAATCCTCATATTTATCAGAAATTTCCAAGGCCTCAAAGATTTCTGATAAATTAATAATTATTTTATCAGATTTTTCTTGTTGAAATTTATGTAATAAAAAATTGTAAGCGAGTACCCCTTGTGTTGTTAAAGGTTGCCCTTCTATCTCGATTAATTGATTTGGTTTATATAATTCTAATTTTTCCATAAAATCACCTCAAAAATTATTATACATGTCAAAGGTGGAATTGTAAACAAACTTTTTTTCCACCTTTGACAACTTTTTTTCCACCTTTGACAACTTTTTTTCC from Cetobacterium somerae includes:
- a CDS encoding replication initiation protein → MEKLELYKPNQLIEIEGQPLTTQGVLAYNFLLHKFQQEKSDKIIINLSEIFEALEISDKYEDLSIYLDSLLNIKIRSFDKKGKLWGGFNLLSEFKKVDNGVFIAIPPTIYSALCGTEKEKELYYTTLKLLEQKSFKCVYTSVFYELFKKYEKINIPNFLLDDLKKITGTINKYSEYKDFKRYVLNKSLKEINKFDNKYEYSFEEKRLGKKVNEIKFIRADKNIIDVAEPQISDKLLNSIEKAKKNRFVDDSYSQKAMEKLLQKYDEKDIIKALGELYKYNSEIKSFSKILTAKIEDIKNSKMAKIKENQGYTLGREEVETPLKIDIIEPKKSEEIEPLDKLLEKLPIKISKTDYEDLYNAYLKQIGEQHNPYLRKAFDLANLNRFKIGE